One part of the Corynebacterium sp. CNCTC7651 genome encodes these proteins:
- a CDS encoding ribose-phosphate diphosphokinase, with amino-acid sequence MTGYSTESHKDLKVFSGRAHPELAEAVAKELGIDLVPTTARDFANGEIFIRFEESVRGSDCFVMQSHAQPLNKWLVEQLIMIDALKRGSAKRITAILPFYPYARQDKKHRGREPISARLIADLLTAAGADRIVSVDLHTDQIQGFFDGPVDHMHAMPILVDYIKSKYPLDNLVVVSPDAGRVKSAEKWANSLGDAPMAFVHKTRDIDAANKVVSNRVVGEVEGKDCILMDDMIDTGGTIAGAVGVLKEAGAKSVVIACTHGVFSDPARERLNDCGAEEVITTDTLPQDTEGWKNLTVLSIAPLLAKTIREIFENGSVTTLFEGQA; translated from the coding sequence ATGACTGGTTACTCGACTGAAAGCCACAAGGACCTCAAGGTCTTCTCCGGCCGCGCTCACCCAGAGCTCGCGGAGGCGGTTGCCAAGGAGTTGGGCATTGACCTTGTGCCGACCACGGCGCGGGACTTCGCCAACGGCGAAATCTTCATCCGCTTCGAGGAGTCTGTCCGCGGATCCGACTGCTTTGTCATGCAGTCCCACGCGCAGCCGCTGAACAAGTGGCTGGTGGAGCAACTCATCATGATTGATGCGCTGAAACGCGGTTCCGCCAAGCGCATCACCGCGATCCTGCCGTTCTACCCCTACGCCCGCCAGGACAAGAAGCACCGCGGCCGCGAGCCGATTTCCGCCCGCCTCATCGCCGACCTGCTCACCGCGGCCGGCGCGGACCGCATTGTCTCCGTGGACCTGCACACGGACCAGATCCAGGGCTTCTTCGACGGCCCGGTGGACCACATGCACGCAATGCCGATCTTGGTGGACTACATCAAGTCCAAGTACCCGCTGGACAACCTCGTGGTGGTCTCCCCGGACGCCGGCCGCGTGAAGTCCGCGGAGAAGTGGGCGAACTCGCTGGGCGACGCCCCGATGGCGTTCGTGCACAAGACCCGCGACATCGACGCCGCGAACAAGGTCGTGTCCAACCGCGTGGTCGGTGAGGTCGAGGGCAAGGACTGCATCCTCATGGATGACATGATTGACACCGGCGGCACCATCGCCGGCGCCGTCGGCGTGCTGAAGGAGGCCGGTGCCAAGTCCGTCGTCATCGCCTGCACCCACGGCGTGTTCTCCGACCCGGCGCGCGAGCGCTTGAACGACTGCGGCGCGGAGGAAGTCATCACCACCGACACCCTGCCGCAGGACACCGAGGGCTGGAAGAACCTCACGGTGCTCTCCATCGCCCCGCTTCTGGCGAAGACCATCCGCGAGATCTTCGAGAACGGCTCCGTGACCACCCTGTTTGAGGGCC